GTTTTAcgtaaatattaatatttgtttttagcTATTAATAGTATCTTAATTATTATCTTTTGACCTAGTAGTATCTTAATTTTAAATATCGACAACATCAATAtctatatattgttttattaagtatttatatcgatgtttcttaaaaaaaatgtatctatatcaatatttagttatttataaaGTCTTATATATTTGTGGGGGTCAAAATCTCTTATGAGTTATGACCAACTCAAAAGGTTATCTTAAAATTCTAACCATCATaactaatttataaaataagtggGTAAGTAAAAATAAGAGTCTAAATGAACAATTTAAGCTTTAAAGACACAAATACGCTAGTGCGAAGGTTATAGAAAAGTTATGATAAGTACAAACACTTTCGAAAAacttatttagcaaaaaaaatctctaaaaacttataaattagtTCTGACAGTTAGAACTTCAAGATCAACCTTTGGGTTGGGTGATTTTGAGTCCCACAATATTATTTAAAGGTAATATAGCTCTATTCAAGTACACAGACatatatattctaaaaataagaaaaaagtacatTGACATATTTTTCTGAGATAAATTATAAAGTCAATAAAATGGAATAACTATATCTAGTTAATTGTGGTTACTTTAATTATATTCATTGCATTCCTTTGGCTAACATCAAGAAAATGATCAACAACAACATTAGTGCAACACTTAAAACTCGTATTAGTCCCTACAATTGCTTCAATGTAAGTTGTCAAAAGTTTAACAGAATGCATTAATATACATTTACAACCAAGTGAGAGTGTCACAAATTTAAACTCATCAATGACTAAAAGGATCATTATCCGGTGTTGTTTTATGACCCATCTTCACTATACAATAGAACAAATTGAAATACATCTATCTCATCATCCCCTTGGACCTTGTCCAACTATTTTCAGGGTGCACTGGGTTGGACCAGCATGCCACCCAGTCCATTGACATCCCAGCATCTTCACAGATAGATCATAAATAAGAGGATGGGGAGTGACATTATGCATAACAAAGAAAGAATTTTGTGCTGCAATTTTTCCAATAATAGACTGCTCTTTCGATTGCATGGTTAATTTAAGGCCAAAAATGGATATAGCCCAATGCAATATATCACCTGTAGACCCAGAAGAAAATTGCAGCTTTTTGTCACAAATTAACTAACTAGTAATTCTTAGTTAGTCTTGATCCAAGTCTTATATACGTATTGTCTGTCTTCCACAAGTGCATTGGTCTCATTACACCCAAATTGGACAAGTTTTCTTCGTTTGAACATGGTAATTCACAAattcaactaataaaaaaaaaggggaatgtTAAACAACATTAGAAACTCACAACTTCAACTTACCGTTTACGTTTTAGAGAGGGAAGGTTGTGTTGTGTTgggtaaattttcttttcttcttcttcttcttctttctttttcttttttctttttttttttttaatttgcaaaTTTGATAAGGAGCACAATTACAGCCCATTGGGTGCACGATTTGAACACGATTTTCATCAGCTTCTTTTGAGAATTATAAAtattcttgcaatttttttacatagaactcgattttcaaaaaagTCAAGTTCCATACaataaagggaagaaaaaaaaaacatataactCAAGTTTATAAAAATCGAGTTCTATTTATTGAGAACttgagttttcaaaagttaGGTTCCAAGTGGGATTAATTAATGTCACATTAGCTATACCACATCAACTGTAGCTGcttggaacttgaattttacGAAGTCGAGTTGtgtttaaaactcgattttcacaAAATTGAATTCCAAACGAGGCTATTTAACTAAATAACTTTCAAAAGACTCTTTCTAGTAAAATAATTCGGAAAATGCATTAtttaaccaacaaaaaaaaacctatatataaaaattactaaatgttataattattgtctttttcttttgtaattttagacaAGTTTTGCGAAAATTTAGTATTTGTTTTAGCTATTAATAGTAtcgtaaattattttttgggacTTAATCTTatcttaattttaaatattaacaGTATCTATATCGATACTTTTTTAgggtgtttctcaaaaaaaaaattaaaaattaaaaaaaagatactttTTAGGGGAAATGACACTCTCCTCTCTTGAGACTTGGAGGAATGAGTCAAATGACACTCCACTCCAAATctgaaggaaaaataaataaataaaacactctCGTCCcttgagatttgaaaaaaataacactTACCCCCCTTCTATTTATATTagtaacaaaatattataaatttctataaaattctCTTTACCAAAGTTTAACAATGATTAGCAAAAACataactaaaaattttagaataataATGCAAAGTTtatcaagcaccaaaatactTGCAATAGCAAATTTCTCCACAAGTGGAGTGTCATTTCTCCAAACTTCAAGGAAGAGGAGTGTaattacctctttttttttcttttttttttaatctatattgatgtttaagaaaaagaaaaatgtctaTATCAATATTTAGCTATTATtagtgtagggacacgattatttaacgacccaagaatgacattgggttCGTATGTAAAAggccctaacaatatgatttgtagagagtgggcttgaaaggcaggacCTTGGTCACAGGTCAGCGGTTTAGTCGTGGTTTTTATGGAAGCTTATATATGTATGGACTTGGTTTAACTAGCTAAGCCTTCCATTGGTGCGGATTGTAGGATTTAAGTCCTCGGACTACGTCCAAGGAGCATAGTATTCTTCCCCTTCTCCCTTTTGTAGGATTTTATCCTCCCTCCGGGACCCATTTACCCTTTggctctctctcccttttatactagtattcactTCCCTTTTAGTGTCCACGTGTCAATTTCATTTTCTGGGGTGCAGATCTGTCCTATCAgtccatacctagagtggttggaggtggttggaaaagttaaatagcatggttgggagtatgggcctgtcagatgcaGGATTCTGTACTACGATATTGGCAActttctcccttgtcctgcccctgtactgagtttgtcattttcgtcaggcattttgtgaggtgctgagcataagatcgtcctcggccatatccttgggccttttttgggctttcattatgcgtcctcggcaatagctctcctcggcttaggccttgggccctaatgtagagtgggcTGGGGTCACGAATTCTCCggccccataatagcccctcaaaatcctgctgcccgacttcttagttggggaggagggttttggtgatgtcggGCCCACATCATGGCTTGCTCAAATTCTATATtttattgatgttggtgtttttcCATTTGCATGGGAGATGTGCCGAATTAAGAGGCATCCCTTTGGATTTACTCACGCGGTGTCCTTGACGTTTTAGTGCTCGAGGCATGCCTTCACAAGGATATTCAAATCTTATGGTTGCAGATGGTGTTGGAAATCGAGCCAAAACTGTCTTGTCCGTAGCATTCCTTGGAAACCTGCataaattaaatgccaccaatttgccctttatataagtaggataggaGGTTACTCCCCTTACATATAAACCCTTCGGCCCCTTCAAATTCATAATCCTTCAGCCATACTCGCAGTCTCCATATCGAGTGCAATCCACCCTTAgagcaatatgtttgaggcacgGGTGGGGGTGAAGGAACCACATCCGCCCTAAAAGCACCGGAtccttccgagactcaaggCGGTGCGGCCTGGACAGGGGAGACACAGACTCAAGATAATCCTCCGTTTTGACAAGGTGGGGATGATATCTctacctctttcagtcaaaatccgaagcaggtactggtcgcatCAGATTCTTGGTGTGTCAGCAGtaaggttttccgccatcagcgccatCTGCTCTATCGCGAGCGTGGCTAACATagaggctcatcaacttcctgTGGGGCCACCGACGAACACTCCGctccctacaccttttcttcaaaggTGCTAGCCCCATGTtaggttcttttgctgcctgagttatgggcatgtaaaaatATTGAGGAATGGTTTTCGTAGACGACGTTCTGGAACTgctgcatctctcttctctgtgcctcttcttctgtttttttctcatttccttgtattttttctttttgcttatgtagttagttttCTGTATAAGCTTATtcaagctctttcattgtacgttgtactatttctttgtcttaataaaagatgaatctGTTTCCttctaaataattttcttttctgcagcaattactttgtgaatgggtgtactacatgtgtattttcctttaatgatacttagagcaggaaaccttgaaacaatAAGTTATTGCTTTGAACTTATTGACATTATCAAACATAATAATGCTAACTCGCAGTAGATTAAACTtatgagactaaccgagataacagctgagtgCTTCGTAATGCGTGTGAGGCAGCCGTCCGAGAATGAGAAACTCAAAACAAACCATCCGAGAGGGTTGCTGAGTAGTAAGGGACTTTAGCCGTGTTTTTGATAACACCTGGCCCTATCACAATCGCATCAGTTCCCTTggtattgaggatccgagggtagACTGGGGATTCCAATCGGTCTAGGGATTAACCCAACTATTAATGGGTAACTCATCTCTGGGGTAGAGTCTGAAGGCCATACAACGtccaggttgtgtccaaaattctatccaaaacttgtattttttctgttaagtagttggtttctccataggcttgagtccgaggaccatacaaggtcttggttctgtccaaaacttgtattttttctgttaagtagttggtttctccataggcttgagtccgaggaccatacaaggtcttggttctgtccaaaacttgtattttttctcttaagtagttggtttccccataggcttgagtccgaggaccatacaaggccttggttctgtccaaaacttgtatttttttctgttaagtagttggtttccccataggcttgagtccgaggaccatacaagaccttggttctgtccaaaacttgtattttttctgttaagtagttggtttccccataggcttgagtccgagaaccatacaaggctttgattctgtctaaaacttgtattttttctcttaagtagttggtttccccataagcttgagtccgaggaccatataaggccttgattctgtccaaaacttgtattttttcttgttttcgaagattagcccctcggccaaggtgGGGGGCgttagcttgatgttggaagcccctagagctgcccgtgccattgatactgcgaggcgtagcccctagtggaaatTTATGTCGGAACAACAACAACGTGCTGCTGGAAATGAAGGAGCTTTCGCCGACCCTTGCTTGACAGAGGCTTAACTCCACCGCCACCtatgccaacgcgcaagcctccccacagacggcgccaattgtagggacacgattatttaacgacctaagaatgacattgggctcgtatgtaaagggccttaacgatatgatttgtagagagtgggcttaaaaggcagGACCTTGGTCACAGGTCAGCGGTTTAGTCGTGGTTTTTATGGAAGCTTATATATGTAtggacttggcttgactagctaagccttcCATTGGTGCGGATTGTAGGATTTAAGTCCTCGGACTACGTCCGAGGAGCATAGTATTCTTCCCCTTCTCCCTTTTGTAGGATTTTATCCTTCCTCCGGGGCCCATTTACCCCTTggctctctctcccttttatactagtgttcacTTCCCTTTTAGTGTCCACGTGTCAATTTCATTTTCTGGAGTGCAGACCTGTCCTATTAgtccatacctagagtggttgggggtggttggaaaagttaaatagcatggttgggagtatgggcttgtcagatgcAGGATTCTGTACTacgatgttggcagctttctcccttgtcctgcccctgtactgagtttgtccttttcttcaggcgttttgtgaggtgctgAGTATAAGATCGTCCTTGGCCATATCCTTGGGCCTTTTGTGGGCTTTCATTATGCATTCTCGGCAATAACTCTCCTCGGCTTAgaccttgggccctaatgtagagtgggcTGAGGCCACGAATTCTCCGGCCCCACAATTAGGTCTAATGTAAATTATCCAAAATTATTATCAAACTTAATAAATTAGTAAGCTAATTGGATGTGGTGCACTACTATGTCAAAATTAATAGGCCTATTCTCATTATAATTAAccccactaattttttttttgatgaaccccCACTCAAATTATTTTGGAGGCTTGTCGAGACAACTATTTTATACATCAAATGAGGTCTTACTAGGGTGCCATTTGTTGAGactttttaatttagaaattaaaccaacttatttttgtATGTCCAAccttataaattttcttttttgttttggtatagCTTAAAAAAATAAGCATGCAAAtaagtgcccttagggcactcgctaacaatccattttaggaaagttttgacatcacttttatgggaaatgaaaaaaactgtcaaaacattaattattttttttcttttcccataaaagctttctttaactggattcttaatcagtgccctaagggcactcgttagcatttcccaaaTAATTgccaaaaggcccaaaacccaaaagttttgaaattcaACAGCATTTTATTCTCTCcttcataaattttaaataaaaataaaataaaaaaaaaccaaggttCGATCTCCCCTTTCAATTGTGgtaattacttattttttaattattttttgaaaaaaaaaaagtttcaaagaaTTTATGAAGTCtaattcaaagaaaataatcaaaacaagATTTTGCAACAGTACGATCGAGTCTCTCCCACACCAAGGCTCCATCCAATCTTTGTTGCACCATGTATATTTGGAACCCACAAAACCAATGTTCATGAAACCGCATTCATCATGGATGGCTCGAGACATACTAGCATCTGGTTATCAAGGAAGCAGGGTTTTGTTCCATTTTCCTTTCCACATGGGATGTTGAAAGACAAGTTTTTTACCAAATTAGCGCAAGGATCGACTTTGCATTGGATTTTTCAAAGCAATGGTCCCTAATTAATAGTGCGTCTGGTACGGatgaaattttatcaatttattttcctgtttagtttatttttactattatttatgggtcttatTAAATTTTAGGGAATTAGCTGCAATTTCAAAGGTTGAAGAGTGATTGCTGGAGTTGGCTTCAATTATTAGTGTAGAATAATACTTGTGAGATATTTCAAAGCAATGGTCCCTTTCACCCTTCATTTTCAAGATTTTGCTTGCAGTCCAGTACAGAAACCCCATTGCAGTTTCACAATAGGTTGCCCTTAGGTGCCTCAACTTGTAAAGCAGAAtcattgtaaaataaaagtcaCGGATTTTGATATTATCATTAATAAGAAAGAGCATGAGCCTTTTGTGCCTCCTAAGAAAATTGTATTTAGCTTGAACCGAGAAAAAGTGGGTAGTCTCAGCTGCTTGTTAGAGAGTGATGGCAACTATACATTTTACGGTCTGCTCATGTCTGTAACCATGAAAgcttataatataaaatttgcaaTTCTTTTTACATATAATAGCTAATACAAACTGAGATCTATAAAAATACCCTCCATGTAAATCTGTGTACATAAAATTAGTATTACAGCCACCCAGCTAAGTCACATCCTAATGTAATGCCTAAAAATATTAGTGGCAAAATTTTATGTCTCTCAAGTCTCAATAGGAGGACAAAACGAAAAACGGGAAGGCCGGACTCCAATTGAACAGTGTTTAGTTTTGGATCAGTACAGAATTTAATAATGTATGGTTTGACTGTGCAGTAACTCAACCGCAGCGGCAACCACTCCCTTTCCCTCCATAGAAATGTCCAAACCCGGTTCCTCAATTTTCCTATTTAGAAGCTTGTCAAGTTCAGTGCGCAATTTCTGCAAAAGAACCCGTTACAACACTTAATCAAAGTTGCAAACAAAGAAAGGGAAACATCATTTAAGGagtcataaaaataaataaaaaatcttgggGGACATTACCCGTATCAACTCTATAACACTCTTCGATGCAGAGAAATGAAGGTAACCACCAAGCATCTCAATGCCCTCCCCAGTTTTGCTAGGGGTGAGATTACCGCCAAATAGAAGTAGAGCATAAtctgatatatttgtagagtcTCGGACATATATGCTAGTTGTTTTCACCTTTTCACTATAAACCATGTAAGGTAGAGGGAAGAGATGAACTCCTGCATTGACAGATGCAGGATGAATGTCAACTTTCCCAACTTCTTTAGTGTAGAATGCTGTCCGTTTTCCTCTTGTTTTGCATTGCACCACATTTGGATAGAGTCCAGCACAAAGGATTGCAGAGACCATCTCCAAATCATGGCTATATTGGTTGTAAGCCTACACACATATCATAAAGAGTAAATAAATCCTCATTCTTTGGATAGATATATGATACAATTATTCCAATGGTTAAAATTGAGAAGGAAAGAGTGGCAAAACTGCCCCACCACACTCAGTGAGAAATCTCTTGAATTGAAATGGTGTTATAACGAgttctaaaaaaataagtaaaaaaaaaaaaatttgaggaggGGGAAGGAATACTCcacttcaaaaaagaaaaattaaaaatatcaagcGCTTACATTTGCACCCCTTGGTTTGTCTACAAAGCCAATGCCTGATAATAGATCTACAAATTGCATTCGCATATCATCCATCATCTGCAATGTAACTGGggataaaaagttatcaaaacAGAATGCTCTTTCCTTTCCATTACGCTTTGCATCCTTCCATCCTTCAAAAGCTTTAAGAAGTGCTATGTGGTCACTGCATAAAGAATGTTTGTGCAAGTTTGGAATCAGTAACAGAATCAAggtcaatcacaaaaaaactcCGCAAATGCCATAATAATAAGGACCATAAGCTTAATGATCAACCTGCAAGAATCACCAGCAAAGGATCTTTTAGCTTCATCAGCTTCCTCTTTCCTATTTATTGGTAGCACAAATGGGTCACGATGAGAAAGAGCAGCTGCAATTGTTAAGGCTGGATTGAGGCATTGAAAGATAGACCCCATAAGAAGCATCTTCCCAATATTTGGGTCCAATGGTAGAGTACAAAGATGGCGACCTGTTACACAAAATTCTTCTGATTACAGTCAACATCCTAAAGCTGATATCCAATACAGAAACCGGTATGCAATGTTATATACCAAGTGGGGTAAGTTCCTCCATGTCATCTAGAGCCCCAATTGTTTTAAGAAGGTCTATTGCATTTTGAACAGCGAGAGCATCCGGTGGCTGAAGTGCTTTTGCCAAAAATGATCCAATCGTTCCAAGCTGCAAACTTTTGATATGCAGGCATAGTTCTTGCAGAGGTGTTCTGAGAATCTCAGGTAACTGATACTGAAGCATTGCATCATGGATCATCTTTGGATACAATCTATAACAAACTCCAGGTTGCACACGACCAGCACGACCTCGTCTCTGAAATTACTCACCATATATCAACCAAAAAGATACAGAAGAAAagggaggaaagaaaaaaggtcATCCAATTAAGCAACAAACAAAGTAGGCTAAGCTGGAGAAACATGATTCACAAAGAAAGAACCTCCTATTTGCAATTACACTTTCATGGTGCTCCCTGCATACCTGATGTGCCGAAGCCTTGGAAATCCATGATGGTAATAGACAAGCCAGTTTGTTCAGGGCATCATAACTAGTTTCCTTTGCCTTTCCACAGTCAATGACATACACAACATCATCTATGGTGATACTACTCTCAGCAATATTAGTTGCCAGCACAACTTTCCTACAATAATGAAGTATATATAGAACTTAGAGGTCACAATTGCAAGAAGTTCAAAGATATTTGTGACAATTGAAATTGTGAAGCTCAGTAGAGTTCCAATTAACATTCTATTTTTAAATACAGGGGGAAATTATGTTCATAAACTATTAACATTAATGGTACTGCATGGGGTGGTTATTGTCACACTGACAATCATATGAGGTTGCAAGTAAGCagaaaattgtttatatttaattatttatgctCACCAGCAGGGGAGTTATGAATTAAAAAGACGCCAATGAAGTTGGGCAAAAGAACTACAGTACCATTACTTGCTGCAAGGTGCTATTAATTTAAGAGAACTTTGCACAGTGACATGACCATAATTGAGCTATGCAGTCCAATATGCATTACCATGCTGATAAGAATAAAGGAAGACTAAATACTATTTCCAAAGGACAAGAACCAAAAACAAGCAAAAGAACAAATTGATCTtaacattaaatacataaaattagaaaaatgaagTATGCTTGCCTCTTGTTAGGGGGAGGACAATCAAATATTTCACGTTGATTGATGGTGGGCATTGAACCATGTAGGGGAAGGACTAGAAACTTGCTGGGATCTCCAAGGAAATTATTTGCTTTAACTTTGTCAAGTAGCTTAGAGATGTCATCCCAGCCAGTAAGGAATACAAGAATAGCTCCATCACCTTCATGGCGACAGATGTATTCAATTGTTGCCTCCACCTACAACACAAGACCAGTGATATGActataaacaacaacaacaaagcctttgtcccaaaattttgaaattagaaaATCTTTATTAATGATAAATGATATTGCATAGAGGAATGCAGTGACAGAAACCTTTTACCATTGGAATTAAGGgaaaaaatacatataagaAAACTATATTCCCCAGATCCCCACCCAAGCAATATATAACGACCACATCCGGCAATCTCCAACCAAGAAGTTATGAGTATGAATTGCCAAAAGGCAAATTGCCTGGCAGACTTGACTGCCACCAAATGTAAATGGTGTATATAACAGGTTTTACATAGCACTATCATCTTAAACCAGTCCCACAGTATATGCTTTTGCAGACAATATAATTTTAGTGGATGAAACTAGATGTTGAGTCAACACCAAGCAGGAAATTTGGAGGGATGCTTAAGAATCTAAAGACTATATAAGAGTAAAGTCGGGCATGAGATCATAGGTTCAAGATCCACATACTTCAAGTTACATTTAACAGGTGCCACACAGGAAATAGGGCAAATGGCCAGGCAATTCTTGAAAATCTTTACTATTAAGTTCTTGCTAGGACTATAATACTTCCCCTGATGTATGTTTTCCCATTAATCGCCTTACAGAATATTGGTATTACCTTTTAACATTAAGGTTTAAGTGCTCATTTGGGAGAGCTTATATTTATTGGCCTGTTgggcttaaaaaataagctggGCCATGGTACTGTTGTATCTAGAAAAAAGTAAAGCTTTAAAAGAGTTATACATTACCAAAACAACTTAATTTCACCCTACCGCTCatccaaacaaacactaaaGGGAAATAAATATTTGAGCAAACACACATCAGTCAAAATGCTCAGCATAAATTCAGATACAATACATATATTTCTTTCAAGCAAGAAAAATTCAAGCAGGACATAGAGAAAGTTCATTCCATTTGTTAATAGATTACTCAAAGTGCATACCAGACCCAAATCAAGCTGTGAACCAGACCAAGCTTCAAGAGACTTTCTTGTGGATACACtgtaatttttgtattgagAATCAATATCAGCATCCTgcaaaaaacacaacaacattGCAGTAAATACATTATGGAATGAAGTATAAATTCATGAATGATCCATTTAGAAATAGTGTCATGAGTTATTAGAGATGTGAATCACGCATTACAGATTaacaaaatttgcaatttacaaGGAAATGTCTTAGTCAAGCAACGGTCTATGACTTTCATCATCGTATATGCATCTGTGGAACTAATTTGCTAATAAGACAAACAGAGCAAAAACTCCATGTGCTGCAGTGTCAATCCACATCAaagcacacacacaaaagaaaaagttacCAAAATGCACAAATGAAATCAGTAGCCCTATGGTATGCAGAATACAGACAATGGTTGGCAACATGGTATAAGCACTGCTCCTTTGGTAGTTATATGTGCATTTGCAGTTTTAGAATCCATATATAGTATACAGTACAGTTTAAGCTTTTCCAGGAAAGACCAAAACTAAAGCGAGTAAAAAGGTTGGTTGCCTAAAGCCTTATCTTGTCTTCTTTAAGTCCAGATCTATGCAGACaccatttaattttcttttctataatttttattaaagtaaGATACATTGACAAGGACATGGAGTTACATTGTTGACTCTTCCAATGTGTCCCTATCATAAATCTCATTTAGGGCAATATTTCAGAATCATGTGACTGAAACATGAAACACATTTAAACAACCAAGTTCACTTGCCTTTGCACATAAGCATGAGCTTTCATGCTTGGTTTATGCAAAATAAGCACTATTTCAACTTTCCATAGCACAGTCCTAAACATTATGCACTTTTGCATAAGTCAACACCATATAAACACTTTTAAAGGGTTCCTTAGATAtggtacttataaaaaaaaaaaccaggatGATATGGTCTGCAATATTATTCACACACTATTGGCTATATCATGCCCAAAAATTAATGATTTGTGCACATCAAACGTACCTAATATTGCACCAAGATGAtaaatgtggaaaaaaataaatataagctaTAGATCACCTAACCAATGTAACAGAGGAATTGCAACCTAGTCTGTTTAGAGAAAGATAGTTACATCAATTGCATTAGAACAATGGTAGTTTATCTCCCGAGCAGAATACATGACagtgattttattattttgcatttttaaatGGTAAGTTGCAAGCACATGCTGTAGAGTCTTAAACTCACAACTTCACCCCGCATCCTATTAGGGAAAGACAGCGCCATTGAGCTAGAGCACATTGGTAAAATATTTACCatacaaaaacagaaaataagggaCATAGAGAATGCAAGCATGCCTCAAATAATTCTGTTAAAGGATCCTTCTTGGAATCTTGTtgcctcctcctcctccttgaATTCCCCTCAAAGTTGTCAAACTCTGACTTGATATTGTAACGAGTTTTTTCCAGCACATCCTCTAGAAAAGA
The sequence above is drawn from the Quercus robur chromosome 7, dhQueRobu3.1, whole genome shotgun sequence genome and encodes:
- the LOC126692277 gene encoding DExH-box ATP-dependent RNA helicase DExH1 isoform X2, giving the protein MSTEIERRVGSLLNSSESHGALTSIDSSVAISQGGKGKPSSSGVNIIKPDSLSEIDSAKDNLSLELKQRQEKMKVSDSSRAMRSFREKLPAFKVKSEFLKAVAENQVLVVSGETGCGKTTQLPQFILENEISRLRGADCSIMCTQPRRISAISVAARIASERGESLGETVGYQIRLEAKRSAQTRLLFCTTGVLLRQLVQDPKLAGVSHLLVDEIHERGMNEDFLLIILRDLLPHRPDLRLILMSATINADLFSKYFGNAPTIHIPGLTFPVAESFLEDVLEKTRYNIKSEFDNFEGNSRRRRRQQDSKKDPLTELFEDADIDSQYKNYSVSTRKSLEAWSGSQLDLGLVEATIEYICRHEGDGAILVFLTGWDDISKLLDKVKANNFLGDPSKFLVLPLHGSMPTINQREIFDCPPPNKRKVVLATNIAESSITIDDVVYVIDCGKAKETSYDALNKLACLLPSWISKASAHQRRGRAGRVQPGVCYRLYPKMIHDAMLQYQLPEILRTPLQELCLHIKSLQLGTIGSFLAKALQPPDALAVQNAIDLLKTIGALDDMEELTPLGRHLCTLPLDPNIGKMLLMGSIFQCLNPALTIAAALSHRDPFVLPINRKEEADEAKRSFAGDSCSDHIALLKAFEGWKDAKRNGKERAFCFDNFLSPVTLQMMDDMRMQFVDLLSGIGFVDKPRGANAYNQYSHDLEMVSAILCAGLYPNVVQCKTRGKRTAFYTKEVGKVDIHPASVNAGVHLFPLPYMVYSEKVKTTSIYVRDSTNISDYALLLFGGNLTPSKTGEGIEMLGGYLHFSASKSVIELIRKLRTELDKLLNRKIEEPGLDISMEGKGVVAAAVELLHSQTIHY
- the LOC126692277 gene encoding DExH-box ATP-dependent RNA helicase DExH1 isoform X1, which encodes MSLRSFGANYSYCYHCYHSLSSHISLARRFSASQLRISARAMSYRPNFQGGRRGGGPNSRGRGGARRGGGGGGGGRGGGRGEQRWWDPVWRAERLRQQQAEMEVLDENEWWGKIEQMKRGGEQEMIIKRNFSRADQQTLYDMAYQLGLYFHAYNKGKTLVVSKVPLPDYRADLDERHGSTQKEIRMSTEIERRVGSLLNSSESHGALTSIDSSVAISQGGKGKPSSSGVNIIKPDSLSEIDSAKDNLSLELKQRQEKMKVSDSSRAMRSFREKLPAFKVKSEFLKAVAENQVLVVSGETGCGKTTQLPQFILENEISRLRGADCSIMCTQPRRISAISVAARIASERGESLGETVGYQIRLEAKRSAQTRLLFCTTGVLLRQLVQDPKLAGVSHLLVDEIHERGMNEDFLLIILRDLLPHRPDLRLILMSATINADLFSKYFGNAPTIHIPGLTFPVAESFLEDVLEKTRYNIKSEFDNFEGNSRRRRRQQDSKKDPLTELFEDADIDSQYKNYSVSTRKSLEAWSGSQLDLGLVEATIEYICRHEGDGAILVFLTGWDDISKLLDKVKANNFLGDPSKFLVLPLHGSMPTINQREIFDCPPPNKRKVVLATNIAESSITIDDVVYVIDCGKAKETSYDALNKLACLLPSWISKASAHQRRGRAGRVQPGVCYRLYPKMIHDAMLQYQLPEILRTPLQELCLHIKSLQLGTIGSFLAKALQPPDALAVQNAIDLLKTIGALDDMEELTPLGRHLCTLPLDPNIGKMLLMGSIFQCLNPALTIAAALSHRDPFVLPINRKEEADEAKRSFAGDSCSDHIALLKAFEGWKDAKRNGKERAFCFDNFLSPVTLQMMDDMRMQFVDLLSGIGFVDKPRGANAYNQYSHDLEMVSAILCAGLYPNVVQCKTRGKRTAFYTKEVGKVDIHPASVNAGVHLFPLPYMVYSEKVKTTSIYVRDSTNISDYALLLFGGNLTPSKTGEGIEMLGGYLHFSASKSVIELIRKLRTELDKLLNRKIEEPGLDISMEGKGVVAAAVELLHSQTIHY